Proteins encoded within one genomic window of Lampris incognitus isolate fLamInc1 chromosome 1, fLamInc1.hap2, whole genome shotgun sequence:
- the ankrd13d gene encoding ankyrin repeat domain-containing protein 13D — protein sequence MAQEAFPLHLLVWNNQYLELDRELQKNEQDVGRLDPRGRTPLELAVCLGHLESTRVLLRHSADPTHCNAQSWTILQEAVSTGDPELVQLVLQYRDFKRATERLAGIPELLSKLRQARDFYVEMKWEFTSWVPLVSKVCPSDVYRVWKSGSCLRVDTTLLGFEHMTWLKGRRSYIFKGGDDGAMVMEVDHEKQVVYTEPLVLSPRDAPSLLAAMQPSQENTAQRLTSPIVSTHLNTRNIAFERNKSGIWGWRSEKTEMVSGYEAKVYSATNVELVTRSRTEHLSDQDKSRSKGSKTPLQSFLGIAEQHTAHNGSNVSQCASPHNPTAITAEEYFDPDFNLNGRDIGRPVELTSKVQRFKATLWLSESHPLSLAEQVTPIIDLMAISNAHFAKLRDFITLRLPPGFPVKIEIPLFHVLNARVTFSNLCGCDEPVSTVTVHKTEGLCEAGQSPPPFQCEVDPSVFEPPPDYTTLGPGRSEPMRDEDDNLLQFAIQQSLLDAGTESDQVTIWEALTNSRPVLHSPLHEEDSQLERAIQESLTISLASREGEDPADPIQPPSLSPLDPAANSPPSYTTVSEPRLSGHFSAATSFDEQLRIAMELSCREQEEMDRKRKEEEEELERILQLSLTEK from the exons ATGGCTCAAGAGGCGTTTCCCTTGCATTTGCTGGTTTGGAATAATCAGTATCTGGAGCTGGACCGAGAGCTGCAGAAAAACGAG CAGGATGTGGGGCGGCTGGACCCGCGGGGTCGCACCCCGCTGGAGCTGGCTGTGTGCCTCGGCCACCTGGAGTCAACCCGGGTACTGCTCCGACACTCGGCTGACCCAACGCATTGCAACGCACAGAGCTGGACTA TTTTGCAGGAGGCGGTGAGCACTGGGGACCCAGAGCTTGTTCAGCTGGTACTTCAGTACAGAGACTTCAAGCGGGCCACCGAGAGACTGGCGGGCATCCCAGAACTTCTCAGCAAACTAAGACAG GCACGGGACTTCTATGTGGAAATGAAGTGGGAGTTCACCAGCTGGG tGCCCCTGGTGTCTAAGGTGTGCCCCAGTGACGTCTACAGAGTGTGGAAGAGCGGGTCGTGCCTGCGTGTGGACACCACCCTCCTGGGCTTTGAACATATGACCTGGCTGAAGGGCCGGCGCAGCTACATCTTTAAGGGAGGAG ATGATGGGGCCATGGTGATGGAGGTCGATCACGAGAAGCAAGTGGTGTACACAGAGCCTCTGGTGCTGTCGCCTCGCGATGCCCCCTCCCTCCTGGCGGCCATGCAGCCGTCACAGGAGAACACGGCTCAGAGGCTCACATCCCCCATAGTCTCCACGCACCTCAACACGCGCAACATCGCCTTTGAGAG GAACAAGTCAGGGATCTGGGGCTGGCGCTCGGAGAAGACTGAGATGGTCAGTGGCTACGAAGCCAAG GTTTACAGTGCTACCAATGTGGAGCTCGTGACTCGGTCCCGGACAGAGCACCTATCAGACCAGGATAAGTCAAGGAGCAAAG GCTCCAAGACCCCTCTGCAGTCTTTCCTTGGGATAGCTGAACAGCACACAGCTCACAACGGG AGCAATGTGTCCCAGTGTGCCAGCCCTCACAACCCCACAGCCATCACAGCTGAGGAATACTTTGACCCAGACTTCAACCTGAATGGGCGAGACATCGGGCGACCTGTGGAGCTGACGAGCAAAGTGCAGAG GTTTAaggccactttgtggctgagtgaGTCCCACCCTCTCTCGCTGGCTGAGCAGGTGACGCCCATCATTGACCTCATGGCCATTTCCAACGCCCACTTCGCTAAGTTGCGGGACTTCATCACCCTGCGCCTGCCACCGGGCTTTCCTGTCAAGATAG AGATCCCTCTGTTCCACGTGTTGAACGCCAGGGTGACCTTCAGTAACCTGTGTGGCTGCGACGAGCCGGTCAGCACTGTCACCGTTCACAAGACGGAGGGTCTTTGTGAAGCTG GCCAGTCTCCACCTCCCTTCCAGTGTGAGGTTGACCCCTCGGTGTTCGAGCCCCCTCCAGACTACACCACGCTGGGCCCGGGCCGCAGTGAGCCCATGAGGGACGAGGACGACAACCTGCTGCAGTTTGCCATCCAGCAGAGCCTGTTGGACGCCGGCACAGAGAGCGACCAG GTGACTATCTGGGAAGCCCTGACCAACAGTCGCCCAGTCCTTCACTCACCCCTGCATGAGGAGGACTCTCAGCTGGAGAG GGCAATTCAGGAGTCCCTTACCATCTCATTGGCCAGTAGGGAGGGAGAAGACCCGGCAGACCCCATCCAGCCCCCATCTCTGTCCCCGCTGGACCCCGCTGCCAACTCCCCACCGTCTTACACCACAGTGTCTGAGCCGCGGTTGTCAGGACACTTCAGTGCGGCGACCAGCTTTGATGAGCAGCTGCGTATCGCGATGGAGCTGTCATGCAGGGAGCAGGAGGAAATGGACAG GAagcggaaggaggaggaggaggagctagaGAGAATTCTTCAGCTGTCACTCACAGAGAAGTGA